ACCAGCCAACGGGCAGGGTGCTGATCCGGTGGAAGTTCTGCCAGAGCCTCCTGTAATGCCTTTTGTTCCTGACGTTTCGCCTGTAATCGCCATTGCGCCGCCTTATCCGCATAGCCCTTGTCGGGAGCGATATCTGTCAATTGCGCATAGAGTTCGGCAATACGCCCAGGCTGCGTCTCCGGAAGAGATTCGATCCGAGCCAAAAGCGTCTGTTCATGGGCCCGGCGCAAAAGCTTTTCCAAAGCAGGGTCCTGCACATCGCGGTAGCGTCGGGCAAAATCATAGGCGTCATCGTACTTTCCAGCCTCGAGACGTTGCTCGATGGTTTCCAGTATTTCAGAACGCTGGGCGGCAAATTCCGTCTGCGGCAAAGAGGATTGGGGCTGACGCCAGGTAGAGTAAACTCCCAGACCGGCTAAAACCAGTAACAGCCCTCCCAACCCCAAAACAACGAAACGGAAGCGCGGCGAGGTCCCCTGGCGGGACAATTGGCGGATGACGAATCCCACCACCAGTAAAAGAAGAAAAAGAATGATTCCAAATCGGGCCACAGGATGCTCCTGGATGGACTGGCTGCAGGGTGCAAAGGACCTTTCTCCGCGAATCGTTGGCCTATCGCACGGCGCGGCGACCCAAGACGGACAAGAAAGGCGTTCGAAATCGAAGGATGGACACGACCCGCCACTGCTGCGGATACGAAAGTTTCAACGGCCAGAGCAAGGGCCTCGCACCCCCAGGGGCGGGGAGAGAAAAGGACAACAGCTTCAAACACCAGCCCCCATCAGCGTGGTTGATGCTCACTTCCTGGCCTCGAGCGCCTGGAGACTTTCCAGGGCTTTGCGCGCCGCCTGCTGTTCGGCTTTTTTGACGCTGCTGTCCGCCGCACTCGCCTGACTGCCATTGGGCAGATCGACACGGACATGGTAGACCTTGGCGTGTTCCGGACCGGTACTGTCCACCAGATGGTAGACCGGACGGTCCTTGAACAATTGTTGGGTGCATTCTTGCAACCGGCTCTTGAAATCACGAAGCCGTTCATGCCCGAGACTCGGGGCTGAAGGCCATTTATCAACGTAGAGCTCGAGAATGCAGGTCTTGGCCCGGTCATAATCCGAGTCCAGAAAAATGGCTCCAAAAATGGATTCCATCACATCACACAAAATAGCGTCCCGCTCCCGGCCGCCCTGTGATTCCTCCCCCCTGCCCAAAAACAGAGCCGGGGCGATCTCCAATTGCCGCCCCAAGGCCGCCAATGCAGGTTCACTGACCAGCTTGGACCGCAAACTGGTCAGCGACCCCTCAGGGGCCTCGGGATATCGTAGATACAACTCTTCCGAAATGGCGAGTTCCAGTACCGCGTCACCTAGAAATTCCAATCGCTCATTGTGTTCCTGAATATGCGGGTGTTCATTGGCGTACGAACTGTGGGTCAAGGCGAGAAGCAA
The sequence above is drawn from the Desulfohalobium retbaense DSM 5692 genome and encodes:
- the rnc gene encoding ribonuclease III → MDDSVLRLVQQRLQYTFRDQQLLLLALTHSSYANEHPHIQEHNERLEFLGDAVLELAISEELYLRYPEAPEGSLTSLRSKLVSEPALAALGRQLEIAPALFLGRGEESQGGRERDAILCDVMESIFGAIFLDSDYDRAKTCILELYVDKWPSAPSLGHERLRDFKSRLQECTQQLFKDRPVYHLVDSTGPEHAKVYHVRVDLPNGSQASAADSSVKKAEQQAARKALESLQALEARK